One Chloroflexota bacterium DNA window includes the following coding sequences:
- a CDS encoding LysM peptidoglycan-binding domain-containing protein, translating to MITLRRLSILILVLSLTLPIAAPVLADTSYTVQPGDTLTKIATRFNVTTEALIQANNLKNANAIQIGQTLVIPDGSAPAAQPASTGPQTYIVQNGDSLFRIASKFNVTVDALIAANNLTSNTLRPGQTLIIPGSTPAPVATITNAVGSVYDRISGPQSFVNRVKAGLDWLQAHDADAYNRVDTYVTTITPSPYSDRAQAAPLPGGGCLVRALARRNMSAQMVAALLYHEASHCYQFAAVGVLTSKEAEVYAYSEQIAFMERNNFPKDTLDFYRKVLDYYASQPDDGKYIPPPDF from the coding sequence ATGATCACGCTACGCCGCCTCTCCATCCTCATCCTGGTTCTAAGCCTGACGCTTCCCATCGCCGCCCCGGTTCTGGCCGACACCAGCTACACCGTTCAACCGGGCGACACGCTGACGAAGATCGCAACCCGCTTCAACGTCACCACTGAAGCCCTTATCCAGGCCAACAACCTCAAAAACGCCAACGCCATTCAGATCGGGCAAACGCTCGTCATCCCCGACGGCAGCGCGCCTGCCGCCCAGCCTGCCTCCACCGGGCCTCAAACCTACATCGTGCAAAACGGCGACTCGCTCTTCCGGATAGCATCCAAATTCAACGTCACCGTAGACGCGCTGATAGCCGCCAACAACCTGACCTCGAACACCCTGCGCCCCGGCCAGACGTTGATCATCCCCGGCTCAACCCCGGCCCCGGTGGCTACGATCACGAATGCCGTCGGTTCGGTGTATGACCGGATCAGCGGCCCGCAAAGTTTCGTCAACCGGGTCAAAGCCGGCCTCGACTGGCTGCAGGCCCACGATGCCGACGCTTACAACCGGGTGGACACCTACGTCACCACCATCACCCCAAGCCCTTACAGCGACCGGGCGCAGGCCGCCCCTTTGCCCGGCGGCGGCTGCCTGGTGCGCGCCCTGGCGCGCCGCAACATGTCGGCGCAAATGGTGGCCGCTTTGCTATATCACGAAGCCTCGCACTGCTACCAGTTCGCCGCCGTCGGCGTGCTAACTTCCAAAGAAGCCGAAGTGTATGCCTACTCCGAGCAAATCGCCTTCATGGAGCGCAACAACTTCCCGAAGGACACCCTCGACTTCTACCGCAAGGTGCTGGACTACTACGCCAGCCAACCCGACGACGGCAAATACATCCCGCCGCCCGATTTCTAA